Sequence from the Thermococcus sp. CX2 genome:
GCACCCGCTCCCGAGGGTGGACGAGATTCACCCAGAGGTGGACAAGACTCCCTACGCGCTCTACTTCCGCCAGGTCTTCTCGGGCGTTCCGGTGAGGATGGCTTTGCTCGGATTAACGTTGGGGGTGTTATGAATGGCCTCGTTAACCAAGCATCCCCCTCAGAACATATGGAGTGGGGATGCGTTTGAGGGGGAGCCCGTAGTGGAGACCCCCGAACTTCCGCCAGCGCTTGCGAAGGCAAGGGCTGAAGTCCTGGGGGTGCTGTGAATGGCCGAGCTCAAGGTTACCGCGATTAAGGAAGGAACCGTTATAGACCATATTCCGGCCGGAAAGGGCCTCAAGGTCATCGAGATACTCCGCCTAAACATGCCTAACGGGGGAGTTTTGCTCCTTGCCTCAAACGTCCACAGCAAAAAACTCGGCAAGAAGGACATCGTCAAGGTTGAAGGCCGCTTCCTGAGCGAGGAGGAGGTCAACAAGATAGCTCTGATAGCCCCAACGGCCACCGTAAACATAGTGAGGGACTACAAGGTGGCTGAGAAGTTCAAGGTCGAAATTCCTGAGGAGATAAGCGGAATCCTCCGCTGCGCCAATCCCAACTGCGTCAGCAACCACGAATACGTTACTTCGAAGTTCTACGTCGTCTCAAGGGAACCTCTGAAAGTGCGCTGCCACTACTGCGAGAGGACGATGGAGGAAAGT
This genomic interval carries:
- the pyrI gene encoding aspartate carbamoyltransferase regulatory subunit; amino-acid sequence: MAELKVTAIKEGTVIDHIPAGKGLKVIEILRLNMPNGGVLLLASNVHSKKLGKKDIVKVEGRFLSEEEVNKIALIAPTATVNIVRDYKVAEKFKVEIPEEISGILRCANPNCVSNHEYVTSKFYVVSREPLKVRCHYCERTMEESEILSNL